A window of the Apostichopus japonicus isolate 1M-3 chromosome 8, ASM3797524v1, whole genome shotgun sequence genome harbors these coding sequences:
- the LOC139971967 gene encoding uncharacterized protein yields MSSELALQSSWDSRFSGGVPSCCNCNKTSQRQPSTRTRGRAGAGCPCKGLGAYCNSFCTCGTKRKACQNKPTDLSDTSDSEVSPNEHAAVMRDSAPGQQNVASNENESQLQMYVQGLSREQLEQVAVELLSRNPDAHSDLTVPNQTEEVTASREVPSWCKCLQCVEMLIDAEKKVLHKQGATMCNLLGCI; encoded by the exons ATGTCATCTGAACTAGCGTTACAATCATCATGGGATTCACGATTTTCCGGTGGAGTTCCTTCATGTTGTAATTGTAATAAGACAAGTCAGAGACAGCCCAGCACTAGGACTAGGGGCCGAGCAGGAGCTGGGTGTCCGTGCAAGGGACTAGGGGCCTACTGCAATTCTTTCTGTACGTGTGGGACAAAAAGGAAAGCTTGCCAGAATAAACCTACG GATTTGTCAGACACTAGTGATAGTGAGGTCTCACCAAATGAGCATGCAGCAGTGATGCGTGATAGTGCACCTGGGCAGCAGAATGTGGCTTCAAACGAAAATGAATCTCAACTTCAG ATGTATGTACAAGGATTGTCACGAGAACAGTTAGAGCAGGTTGCAGTAGAGCTTCTCAGCAGAAACCCAGATGCTCACAGTGATCTCACTGTGCCAAACCAAACTGAGGAAGTGACTGCTTCTCGTGAAGTCCCTTCGTGGTGCAAATGTCTGCAATGTGTAGAGATGCTAATTGATGCGGAAAAAAAAGTGCTGCACAAACAGGGTGCAACAATGTGTAACTTACTCGGATGCATTTAG